Part of the Temnothorax longispinosus isolate EJ_2023e chromosome 5, Tlon_JGU_v1, whole genome shotgun sequence genome is shown below.
aaaacactgtACATACATGctacattatacatacatctACATTTAGATGATACATACATCTACGTACACTTTGCTCCTGTAAACTTTgcatagaatttattattatgtagtGTTTGAAAGtttagaaatacaaattttacattctaagattatttttaaattgtgacATAAGATAAAGTAGATAAAATGTCTGATTTTGTTAGTTGGCATGCAAACTCCAAactccaaaaaattataaactaattgaaattaaagtaGAGAGTACGAATGTTCCACGATAAACAAAGTATTCCGTGCATAACACCATGAAAAACACCAAAATCAGACATACAtcctacatatttattttcatattttacttcACTTTATTCAGCCATCCATAATTTTGCACATCCAATCCCGTACGCAATATGCTTAACGGTCGGAGAGGTTGTACAAATAACTGCGGAATGTGCAGATTGGTATTACGGCCGCAGCAAGTTTAAGGGTACATGGggaatttttccaaaatcctACATACATATCCTGCAGAAATCTGCGAATACGGATAACTTAGTGCAGGAGATTACTAACGTCTTGCGAGAATGGGGGCATCATTGGAAACATTTGTATGTGGTATGTATAAAGTGTCTCGTCGTAGACAATTCCCATTCATTTCTGGAAATAGGGAGAGTATTATATATCTAACTTGATAATTCTGTATATATAGACACACTCCGAGCACTTCGAAACAATGCAGCAACAGATTCTGGATGCGATCGGATACAGAAGCAAGATTTTAAGCGGGACTTTAACGGTAGACGAGTTGAAGGACATGAAGAGATTGGCGACAGCAAAGATAGGCACTGGGAATCAACTGTTGGGCTTGGACATGGTGGTTCGAGACGAGCACGGAAATATTCTGAATCCCCTGGAGACAAGCACTATCCAATTGTATTACCATCACGAGACTGCTGCGGAAAGGATAAGAAAAGCGTGCAATGATACCAAGAAGAAGCCCTACAAGCCACAAGTACCTGTATATTCACATATCTTCTTCGTTAGTGTGAGaaattttgtatgtaaaatGGCAGAGGACGTAGAGCTGCTGTTGACTTTGTACGACGGCAGAGAGATGAAAGCTATCACGGAGAACTACGTGGTATCGTGGAGCAAAGAGGGACTCGCGAGGGACATTGATCAGCTGCACAATCTTAGAGTATTGTTCACGGATCTTGGTTCCAGAGATTTAATGAGGGACAAAGTTTATTTAGCCTGTTACGTAATTAGAATAGGCGGTATGGAAGCCAAAGAACCGGACCACCGTCGCTCGAGTGTTACACAAGCTAATCAAACCAAATCTAAGGGCGCGGAAAGTATGAGGCGACCGTTTGGTGTAGCCGCTATGGATATTACCTTATTCATTACCGGCAAGCTTGAAGGTGATGTTGAGCAACATCATTTTATACCTTTTATACAGTAAGTACGTGTTTAGAATGGATAATTTCGGCTTTATGACGTTCAACAGTATGACATTCGTGATTAAAGCATCAAGGAGGAGCATTATGATGGCTCTTACAAAATTGAAGTAGACTTGTTTTTGTCGGTTTCCTGTCTTTGTTTCAGATGTTGTGAGAAAGACAGTCTTGATGGCACATTACGTAGAATTATCGCGcagaaagaaacaaatatcCAGAAACACGTTAACGGCAATATTGCCAATGTCACAGGTGGACAAGGATTGTGGACTAGCTTAAAATTGCTGAGGGGCGATCCGAAACAAGTgagtcttaaaataaaattattctataaagTTATTCTATAATTGTGCTATAAATAGTGAATTAtattctgaaattattttgaatatttacgAAAAGGTACGTGATGAAAATCCACATTTGGTGCTCGGTAATGTTGCCATCGCGCGTAAAATGGGATTCCCAGAAGTTATTTTGCCGGGTGACGTACGTAATGATTTGTATCTGACGTTAATTAGCGGTGAATTCAGCAAAGGCTCCAAATCTACGGACAAAAATGTAGAAGTAACGGTGAGTAAGAatagaaattttcaaaaatttgtacTTTACGTATTCTTAGAAATATACGTACATgaatacttataatttttaacaggtCAAAGTATGTAATGAACATGGTATAGCGATCCCCGGAGTTATGACATTAGGTGGCGGCGCGTCTCCAATTGACGAGTATCGTAGCGTAATTTATTATCACGAAGACAAGCCTAGATGGTGCGAAACATTTAAGATCGCCATACCTATAGAAGAATTTAAGCAGGCCCACTTAAAGTTTACATTTAAGCATCGCAGTTCTAACGAAGCGAAAGATAAGTCTGAAAAGCCATTTGCTTTAAGTTACGTTCGATTAATGCAACGCAACGGCACGACTCTACAAGACATACAACACGAATTGTTGGTTTACAAGTTAGAGCAGAAGAAATACGACGAGAGCGATATATCCTACTTTAAATTGCCATCCACTCGTGGAGAATTggtatacttatttatttaatgaaaagataaaaaaaatttaattttttaaaaagattatgcattttattttaatttttctttatgtttgtGTTTTAGGCTGAATTAAACATGGAGAAAAAGCCAAGTTTAGGATCGCTAACATTAAGCAGTAAGGATAGTTTTTTGATAGCGACCAATATTTGCTCAACTAAATTAACCCAGAATGTAGACTTATTAGGTTTACTTAATTGGGCATCGCACAATACGGACTTAAAAGAATCTTTAGCTGCTTTAATGAAAGTTGACGGGGAGGAAATAGTGAAGTTTCTGCAGGTAAAATAAATCTgatttaacgaaaattaagaataaaaagtaatatttctataagggaaaattatattgaaattattacgTTCCAGGATGTTTTGGatgctttatttaatatcttaatgaGTAATTCAGACAGTGATGTTTACGATGACATGGTCTTTGAGTgccttttatatattatcggACTCGTATCCGATAGAAAGTACCAGCACTTCCAACCAgtattagatttatatatttctgagAGCTTCTCTGCAACTCTTgcatataagaaattaattgcgGTATTACGCAAGCGTATAGATAACGTCAACAACGGCGATGGACAGGAACGAGATTTATTGCTTAAGACAATGAAAAGTCTGCAATACTGCATGAGATTTATTGTCGAATCTCGTCTTTTATTTACTGagtacgttttatttttcattacaattcttttctcatacattatataatcgttaataaaacgttttataaaattgtctaaatacgacagtataataaatatggcTGTGAATATCTGTTCCAAAAAAAGAAGTATGCATGATTTTTAATGGacattcgtaatttatttttaaaggttAAATCAGGATGAAGAAGAATTCTCACAAACCTTAACTGATCTATTACGGTCTATCGTTAATCTCATGAGTCATGAAACAGATGGTACTCTCTTGGTTCAAGGCGCCTGTCTCAAGTACCTACCAACGACGATACCTCATTTATTAAGAGTTTATAGCGGCAAGCAATTAAGCACAATTTTAACAGATTTACTCGTGACTCTACCAACGGGTAGATTaactaaacaaaaaatgatGACGGTAAATGACATCGTCCACAGTccgctttttttaaatgtggaCTGTAGAGCGATTTTATTACCAAGAATTACTATACTTGTGAGAGACTTATTGGAGTCCAAGGAGGAGGTAAGACGTTAGCATAAAGTATGCTATTTTCTAATGCTATTCCCTAACTTACAGTTTATACGAAATGGAATGTTCATTACTTATCCATATCTCACAACAAACAATTTCAGTTCATACATTTATTCTCGCAATACTTCATGATGAATCCTAATTACATCTGCATATAACTGCATATCAAATTTGAtcatattcataaatttttacttacatttAATATCGTTCAGTGCGTCGTAAGATATCATTGTTCGTGCTTTCCGTGCAGCCTGTGATCTTTCCGCCACGCATCTTTCTATGAATTCTCTCTCTTAAACTTCTCTTTTTACAGAGGatgtctctttatttttatttcttaaattgtttGTGATagctacattttttattaaattctgccgctgattttttaatttcacattATAAGAAGAAATAGTTGTACATACATGTTATAAATTGTGATCTcagaaaattcaataataatgaagATTAGTAGtagaaaatacaaatgtattgAAAGACATCCTTTACTTATTCTTGATAAAGCATGTGAAAGGAATATGACTTGAAAGAGTTTGAAACTTGGAATGTAGCATGTGTTTGTCCAGTGATGTTATTGTAATAATGTTTGCCCTGCATTGTGCGATaagtttttacataaaattatttgatataaggtttacattatatatgacACGAAAAActctaaattattaaatacattactaaactattaaatacattattagatattatctaatctacttttttttaagtattacgaataattttctgctgatattgatattttattctgcGCTTAGTGATATACTGCGTCTTTTCTGCAGTTCTATATTTACATTGGTGTCGGGAAAATTTTTCAGTAATGTAGTCGTATACGTCTTTCGAAAAtggcattgtttttttttccaactaACAAGggttgtttcattttttttttgtacggtTTGGTTTTGGTTAATGGCGTTTAAAGGGTCTATCGAGTACGCCTGGAAAGAGCGTGGCGAAGGTAGCCAGGCTGCTCGGCGAAAATCGGCATCGGCTCAACCAACACCGCGGCTACTCCGAAGAGGTAATTTTTGTCATAAGTGCAGGAAATTGCAAAATCCCCTATGCAGATAAATAATGCGTTTTTCACGGCATCATGATTTTAAGACAATTTAACATAGAATCTTGATGTACTTTGCACTTATGTCTGTTGTGTtgcattacaatttttagCGTCGGTGATTCGCGTTAcgtgagttattttttttgtgtgaaTGCAGAGTGTATATCATATCATACACTAATTTAGATGtgtagattatatatgtatatttacgcaataatcttttttatttatttgtacattaTAGACGTAGATACGATTCATAAAGCAAGctactttttatatctttcttatgTTTCTACAGGTGGAATTATGCGTCAAGATATTGTCTGACATCCTGGAACTGACTTTTAGAAAAGACGTGGGTAGCACAGTTTCAGATGTCAAGGAGATAATGTTAACAGCCCTGCGTACTATTATACAGACAGTCATATCAATGGACAGAGAAAATCCCTTAGTTGGAAATTTAGTTTCAGTAATGTTGGCGATATTCAGGTATTTTTAAGAttctaaaaatgtaaaacaactGTAAAATATTGTGACAAGAATAGACTGAAACACATAtcttttcgttcttttttttttatctttttcagaCAAATGACACAACTCCATTACGAGGTGTATATCAATCATTTTGGAACAAAAATCGATTTGCTTGACTTTCTTATGGAGATACTGTTAGTCTTTAAAGATCTGGTATCTAGAAGCGTATTTCCAGGGGACTGGTGTGAAATGATTATGCTccaaaataacattattttgaattctttACGGTATTTCTCGGCTACAATTagagattattttttcacCGAGTTTGAACATCAAGCATGGTCAAATTTCTTTCATTGCGCTATCGCATTCTTAACTCAACCTGCCCTACAATTGGAGACATTTACGTCAACGAAACGAAATCGAATTATTAAGCGTTATAAAGATATGCGCAGGTACGTCTctcttatgtaatataataattatacagaatTACTTTTAACATCGAgacaacaaaaaattcttaatcgATACATTCtaggtataattatatttactagaTATTATGTAgctaaataaagtaaaattaatttaaataaataggaaGTGTGCCAATATaagtgaaattaatattattcgctTTTTTCCTTACATTACAGAGCAACTGTGTTTGAAATCAGATCTATGTGGTTCAACTTGGGCCAACACAAAATACTGTTTGTGCCCAGTTTAGTTGGTGCCATCCTCGAAATGGCATTAATACCTGATACCGAATTAAGAAAAGCTACTATACCTATTTTTTTCGACATGATGCAATGCGAGTACTACAGTTCACGTATAGTGGAAGGATATGGGGATACTAAGCGCGATCCTGCTCATATCAAAGCTAATTTTATGGAATATGAAAACGAAATGATTGCAAAATTGGATATTCTGGTATagtgttttatatacataatttttaatactgaAACAAGAAATagtcttaattaaaatttactttgctAATTACATTGATGAAAAGTTGTTTTATCAGAGATTTGTTTTAACAGGTCGAAGGAGGCAGAGGCGATGAACAGTTTCGTACACTTTGGACTGACGTTATGGGTTCTTTATGCGAGAAACATTCTACAATGCGAGAACAAGGCTTGCGTTTCGTAGACACTATAGCTAGACTCATGGAACGCTTATTGCAATATCGCGATATTATTCATGCAGAATCCCAAGAACATCGTATGCTTTGCACtgtaaatttattagaattctATTCTGAGATTAATAGAAAGGAAATGTATATCAggtaaatgtataaaaaaatatattataattcaaacgTTTTAATTGTGTATCTTCTAAGTCTGATTAAATCAATGCGATTTTAGcttggattttttaaatctgaatattccataaatacttaatacaaataataaatgtatattaaaatgtattaaatgacTTTCTTTATACAGATATGTGAATAAGCTGTGTGAATTACACCTAGAATGCGATAATTATACAGAAGCAGCTTATTCTTTAAAGCTCCACAGCCAATTATTAGCATGGAGTGATCAACCTTTGTCACCTTTGTTAATATCACACAGGTAATACTACCAACCAGAATTAAATagatagtttatatataataagcttgtggtaatattaaattactgtattatttttctagaTATCCGTTATGTCAAACACACCGTGAGTTGAAAGAAGCATTGTACAatgatattattgattattttgataaaggAAGAATGTGGGAATGCGCCCTTGCCGTTTGCAAGGAACTAGTCTCACAATATGAGGAAGAAACATTTGATTATTTGCAACTGTCCGTACTATTAAGACGGATGGCAAAGTTTTATGACTGTATAATAAAACAGTTAAGGCCTGAACCAGAATATTTCAGAGTCGCATATTACGGCAGAGGGCACCCTGCCTTCCTTCAAAACAAGGTACGTTCATgtgtttaatatatctttgatCTTATTTCATCCGtttttctattctttattcaacgaaataatatatttgtgataCAGGTATTTGTTTATCGAGGAAAGGAATACGAAAGACTTAGTGATTTTTGCACAAGAACACTGAATCAGTTACCGAATGCAGAGCAAATGAATAAGTTGTCTCCGCCCACCACAGAGATGCTAGAATCATATCATCAATATGTACAAATCAACAAGGTAGAGCCACTGATGGATGAAAAGAGGCATCGCCTAAGTGGTAAACCAGTTACTGCAGAAGCAGTTTTAAGGTGCGTATTGTACGTTACATTGAATACAGCTTACGTaagattttatcaattttctatTGTATTTCTGTGTGATTATCATTGTCTTTGTGTTCTAGATATCATCGTGTGAACGATGTGCAGCGCTTTAGATTTTCAAGACCTGCTCCGAGAAAGGAAATCATTCCGACAAATAGCGAtaaggaaaaggaaataaatactAGCACCAACAATAGCAATGAGTTTGCCTCGTTATGGTTGGAAAGAACAGTACTTGTTACAAGCTACCCGTTGCCAGGAATACTTCGATGGTTCCCTGTGACGTCTAGCGAGACATATTTAGTCAGTCCCTTGAGGAATGCGATTGAAACTATGGAAGCTACAAACACAGCATTGAGGGATCTCATTATTGCCAACAGGTTTGCatgatatcttaattttattgttcgaAACGAGTTATAATCTCTTATTGCAACAACTTCATACTTTTCAACTTAAAACTTTTAActctttaattaatcatttaaaaaccAAGGCTTATATGGGTTAAACTTTGAGATCGAATATGAGACCTGTCATCTATGAGTTATTCCTATCACCGAATCACACACACGTCACtctatctttttataatttatgatgaATATaacgtagaaataaaattgatttacttGTTTATTATATGTCTATTATTATTCACAATATAATCTTTCGTGTAACTATTTTGCAGGAGTGATCCCAGTCTTCCATTAAATCCTTTGAGCATGAAATTAAATGGCATATTGGATCCTGCTGTTATGGGTGGAATCGATAACTATGAAAAGGCCTTCCTCAACGCAGAGTACAGAGATAGTCATCCGGAAGAGAGTTCGGATCTTCTCAAGTTAGAAGGGCTTATTGCAGAGCAAATCCCTCTACTCAGCCTAGGTCTACAGTTACATAAAGTACGAGCACCCACCGAATTGGCGCCGTTTCATCAACGTTTAGAGCAATGTTTCATGTCAATGCGTACTCAAGTAGAAGCTAAATATGGAAAAAGGGTAAGGCTTCTAACCGTTCAAGTCAGTatctattgaaataatatcaaGTAAATACACGCATTAGATTTCTAAATCCacataatttattctataacACAGACCTGCGACTTGCAAATTGAAAGCCTAACGCAAACCGTAACAATGCGGAGACCACCAATTTCGAGAGGAGATAATCACTGCCTGTCCGAgtcaaatatgaataattcaGAGTAAGCTTTCCTGTCCATTCTTGCAGAGCATGTTTactattttaacttttaataagtttatataatcGTAACTAACACAGATATAACTATTGCATAGCATGCTATTGCTATATCACGATCATCATTATTGAAATAAggcaacattttaaaaaaggtgTTAACTGCTCTTAAAAAGCGACATTAAATTCAATTGTTTTTaacattatctttatttctgttaaatgataaaataacgcGACTATCTTGCGAGACTTATTCCTCAATATTATAAGCAAAAACTATATACTGgttgtgtatattatacagaATGTCCAAGATCGAACATTGTTGATCTGGAATATcctgtataaataataaaatagttaaacAGCTACTTTGTAATTACCCCGTTCAGCTATGCAACTCACTACAGGGTATCCTCACTTACAAGATCCCAAGTTGCAACGTTCAAGTCGCTTACATCGTTCAATTTTAACAACAGCACACCTCCAAGTAATGCTCAAAGCGTCAATTTGTCAAGGTAAAGTCATCATATCAGTGTTTAACTTAACTTCAGCACTAACTAAAAGTTAAAGCATTTCTTTTCGTAGATGAATTAGATGTAGTGCAATTAATCCTAatcatgtaatattaaaattaaagcaaCAAGATATTTATGTTTTCTATACTTggatttgatataaaatatgtaaatatttaatttgtaattaataattatttgtagaTGCAcggatttatttataaaaattacatatttattataaaagttacgTTCTGCACTTATAGAAGATGAATAATGCCGTTTAGAATACGTGATAGAAAAGAATGCAATATGATTTCAGGAATATTGCTGTTGGACCTGATAAACTCTCACATAATACCTTATTATCCTTTCTTCGCACATAGTACTCCTACATATGTTTCTttcacattttacattttttaatgaaagcgTCACACAAtgcttaatattttgcttgttttaattttgttaatttttatgcaatatagtaaataaatattaatgcataTCCTAGCACACATATTACACTAATTTGCACTAATCTAGTTTATGTTACTTTAACACATGTTTCGAGGATAGGTATCATtcataaagttattatttgtAGTAaccaattataaatattagcaatttttttaaaataaatttaaaattaagattttacaCCCCAAAAGCTCATGATAGGACAATAAAAGCTGTTTTGAATGCCACATTCTTTTACCCCACATTCTTAtcatataaatacttaattctaCATGTATGCAAAAAGTACATTATTTGTTTCGTTATGATTATaagcatttttatatctcttatatttgTTTACTTTGCTTTCTATCTGCATGGTCTTGTTTTGCATTTTTCACTATATCGTCATAAATATCCCTGGAATATATATCTCCTTCAACTGGCAATCTCTACTAAAACTTCCTAAGTCTACAATAACTGCGataggtaattaaaaacatgcaCTTGTGTTACGAGACTATTGCAAATCTCGAATGACACTGCGATTATTATTAGATGTTTCTCTTACCACGCTGACTCCCTCAacatataataagtaaaatacaaGTGTACACACAGTgtgtggaaaattttattttaacaatgattacaaataattttaatttatcctaTGAAATTTTCAATCGCTTATTATGAGTTGCACATCGTTCAATCGCTAGTAGTTGAtctcttatcttttttatctatCCAGctaaaagttttcttttttaattgatagagACATCTTTAATCGCggatatttttaatctgtaGAAACAACTCCATGCGTTCGCACATCTTGTCAACGGCCTCTTTGCAAAAGGCATTGGGAAATCCAAGTCCAGGAACGTACAAAAAGAAGGATTCAAAGCGTAGAAGCTCGCGAAAGAGTGATTCCGCCACAGTGACAAAAACCGATCAACCGACCAGCCAGTGGTATACCACAACCGAAATATCCCACAGCTCAATTCAGGCAACATCGTCTGTTACGTCGTTAATATCTAATTTACATTCAACACATGTATTTGAGCTTCGACAAGAGGTAAAGACTTTATGAACTTATTATTGCCTTGTTGCACGCGactttaaagtaaatataattagaacgCGCTTCTTCGCACACAGCTCACACCAAAACGTCCCCTGAGATCGGAAgcggagaaagaaaggagaatgAGTAATCGTTGGTCCGGCCAATCTCACTATCTAAGGAACATCAACAACGGACTGGAATCAAGCGGTTTAGGGAAGGGAAATAGAGATAGCGTCGGCACAACTGACAGTACAGCATCCGAGGACGACCCGCCACCTCCTCTACCGATTAAAATGCGCGAAGCCGATTATTGTAATCTTCCAGAGGAGCTGTCTAATAATCGGTGTGCGGCTACTTTGAATAATCTCAACAAGTCTTCGGGACAGTTGAAGAACAAGTTGCCGACACCTACCGACGACGATGTAGACAGTCATTCTAAACCGCCCACACCTCCACCGAAACCGAAAAGACCGATTcacaatttgaataaaaacacGCTTGCCTCTAACGACGTCGAAAACTCACCTGTCGAGGATTCGTCGACTGCATAATGTAACGTATAAAACTCTGCAGACGCCTCACGTTGTCCACCTTGCCGAATGTTGTGAACAAAAAGCGTCCATCCACGTTTGCAAAAGCGTTCTCCATTGATTTTTGTATCGTTGATCTTTAGAAGAGTTACCATTCATTAGTGTTAGttctaatatatttctttgtgccTTTCTTTCGCGGTTTAGGATAAGCGAATAAGTATACGCtgatataaaacaaaattcttaCCAAGTGTACTCTGTGCAACAGAAGGTATTGCTTTATCTATACTGAACGAGCAATGTTATTGACAAGGAAATCCAAAATTTAATATGGATTTAAaacacaatattttacaactgATAGCGCACATATGTGACAAGGACTATAACGCCGTCATAATCTGATACTACAgcaatttatcatatttctattcttatatatatatatatatagcgaaACTTTGTGCTATATTCAGGaaaattcaagatttttataatattatcggtaaaaaagatattaaagtgAAGAGATCTTGTGTTTATGTAAGGatgaaaattgtgaaattcGCTTTTAACAATCAGTCACTCTAAATAAGCACATTATCGAACATTTTAATATCGCTTCATTGCAATTCACAATGCTTGCTGTA
Proteins encoded:
- the Mbc gene encoding dedicator of cytokinesis protein 1 isoform X2, with amino-acid sequence MTMTWKRIEEHSGIAIHNFAHPIPYAICLTVGEVVQITAECADWYYGRSKFKGTWGIFPKSYIHILQKSANTDNLVQEITNVLREWGHHWKHLYVTHSEHFETMQQQILDAIGYRSKILSGTLTVDELKDMKRLATAKIGTGNQLLGLDMVVRDEHGNILNPLETSTIQLYYHHETAAERIRKACNDTKKKPYKPQVPVYSHIFFVSVRNFVCKMAEDVELLLTLYDGREMKAITENYVVSWSKEGLARDIDQLHNLRVLFTDLGSRDLMRDKVYLACYVIRIGGMEAKEPDHRRSSVTQANQTKSKGAESMRRPFGVAAMDITLFITGKLEGDVEQHHFIPFIHCEKDSLDGTLRRIIAQKETNIQKHVNGNIANVTGGQGLWTSLKLLRGDPKQVRDENPHLVLGNVAIARKMGFPEVILPGDVRNDLYLTLISGEFSKGSKSTDKNVEVTVKVCNEHGIAIPGVMTLGGGASPIDEYRSVIYYHEDKPRWCETFKIAIPIEEFKQAHLKFTFKHRSSNEAKDKSEKPFALSYVRLMQRNGTTLQDIQHELLVYKLEQKKYDESDISYFKLPSTRGELAELNMEKKPSLGSLTLSSKDSFLIATNICSTKLTQNVDLLGLLNWASHNTDLKESLAALMKVDGEEIVKFLQDVLDALFNILMSNSDSDVYDDMVFECLLYIIGLVSDRKYQHFQPVLDLYISESFSATLAYKKLIAVLRKRIDNVNNGDGQERDLLLKTMKSLQYCMRFIVESRLLFTELNQDEEEFSQTLTDLLRSIVNLMSHETDGTLLVQGACLKYLPTTIPHLLRVYSGKQLSTILTDLLVTLPTGRLTKQKMMTVNDIVHSPLFLNVDCRAILLPRITILVRDLLESKEEGLSSTPGKSVAKVARLLGENRHRLNQHRGYSEEVELCVKILSDILELTFRKDVGSTVSDVKEIMLTALRTIIQTVISMDRENPLVGNLVSVMLAIFRQMTQLHYEVYINHFGTKIDLLDFLMEILLVFKDLVSRSVFPGDWCEMIMLQNNIILNSLRYFSATIRDYFFTEFEHQAWSNFFHCAIAFLTQPALQLETFTSTKRNRIIKRYKDMRRATVFEIRSMWFNLGQHKILFVPSLVGAILEMALIPDTELRKATIPIFFDMMQCEYYSSRIVEGYGDTKRDPAHIKANFMEYENEMIAKLDILVEGGRGDEQFRTLWTDVMGSLCEKHSTMREQGLRFVDTIARLMERLLQYRDIIHAESQEHRMLCTVNLLEFYSEINRKEMYIRYVNKLCELHLECDNYTEAAYSLKLHSQLLAWSDQPLSPLLISHRYPLCQTHRELKEALYNDIIDYFDKGRMWECALAVCKELVSQYEEETFDYLQLSVLLRRMAKFYDCIIKQLRPEPEYFRVAYYGRGHPAFLQNKVFVYRGKEYERLSDFCTRTLNQLPNAEQMNKLSPPTTEMLESYHQYVQINKVEPLMDEKRHRLSGKPVTAEAVLRCVLYHRVNDVQRFRFSRPAPRKEIIPTNSDKEKEINTSTNNSNEFASLWLERTVLVTSYPLPGILRWFPVTSSETYLVSPLRNAIETMEATNTALRDLIIANRSDPSLPLNPLSMKLNGILDPAVMGGIDNYEKAFLNAEYRDSHPEESSDLLKLEGLIAEQIPLLSLGLQLHKVRAPTELAPFHQRLEQCFMSMRTQVEAKYGKRTCDLQIESLTQTVTMRRPPISRGDNHCLSESNMNNSDYATHYRVSSLTRSQVATFKSLTSFNFNNSTPPSNAQSVNLSRNNSMRSHILSTASLQKALGNPSPGTYKKKDSKRRSSRKSDSATVTKTDQPTSQWYTTTEISHSSIQATSSVTSLISNLHSTHVFELRQELTPKRPLRSEAEKERRMSNRWSGQSHYLRNINNGLESSGLGKGNRDSVGTTDSTASEDDPPPPLPIKMREADYCNLPEELSNNRCAATLNNLNKSSGQLKNKLPTPTDDDVDSHSKPPTPPPKPKRPIHNLNKNTLASNDVENSPVEDSSTA